gcttgcaaggcctctcCCACAACAccctgtctcgtcggagggcctacgcatcctagctgtttaaagtcccATAGGATGCCAGGACAGAATTGACATCTGGCCGCCCCTGGCATGGAGAACAGACGCTGGCTGTCTCCCTCAgctcaatttagccatataacccatcttcccaaggggttgggtttccccgtatacccaagctcagatatttggagagatatgttaccattctgtacgaAGGATGcgtattgagtcggagtagggtatggagtgcctatattatccttctagAGGGTTCGGATCCATGcccatatcagtgcggtattgctacatacactgacaacagaacCCAGAAATGAAAGTGTCGTTAAATATGTCCCCGTAAATGTTACAAATGACGACGGAATGTTGTATAATGTAAATCAAAATCCAACTGAtggtttttgaaaatattcagaGCGCAAGAAGATTACTTCGCACACTTGCTGTTCGCATTCCCGTTCTTCAGCACTCATTACGTCTTGATCTTGGACCTCCTCCACTCGAAAGAAAACCTCCATCAAAgcattaatattttcttcctccttGCATATAATCGAAGATGCACATGCGGCAATCGATGTTTGGGATAACACGATCCACTAAGGATCCAACCAAACTTGATGTTGATCAATGTAGGAAGATTGGAAGCAAGTGACACCTTTCCGTCCAACATCAAGTCGAAAAACACCTCTGCACCAAGTATGAAATCGATTCGTCCTACCTAGCTGAATGTCGGGTCAGCTAACTGAATATTCTCAGGTATAAGCCACCTCGATGATTACTCCACGTCAAACACAGGTAACTCGATCTTCGATAATCGCAAATGCAAATTGTTCGATTGCACTGCGTTGCATATTGTAGTGTTTAAAGCTGACGCATTCATAATCGCAGTGTCACTTCCCATCCCCTCCCATGGCTTAGTAAGAATCTCTTAATGTTGAAATACCTCGACATGAAATCAGCTTCTTCCTCTATTCCCTTCTGAATATCAATCGTCGATATCGTTCGACGTCGATATATCGACGATATCGTCGTCGTTTTCCATAGTCTTTAGGAACTCTTCTCTTGTTTCTTCTAGCCACTCTTTTCTCACTGCGATTTGTTGCTGCTCTTCGGAtgcattatatttttctttgaaCACTTCGAGAGCAGACAGCCTACCGAAAAGCTCTTGCTTTTTTCGTTGCCAAACACTTAGCTTTTTAGGAATTCCCGGGGAGGAAtcctatttttattataacttccttccttccttccttggCCGGTTAGCTGGCCTCACTCCCTTGGCCGATTGGCGGGTCTTCCTTCTTGAGCCGGTTGGCTGGTCTTCCTTCTTGGGCCGGTTGGCTAGTCTTCCTTCTTGGGCCGGTTGGCTGGTCTTCCTTCTTGGGCCGGTTGGCTAGTCTTCCTTCTTGGGCCGGTTGGCTGTTCTTCCTTCAGGTCAGGACGAAAAACTGTCTCTGGTACGGGCATGCAACCGTTTTTATATCCTGCTGAGCGTGGTCCAAaccatttcttatttttcttcttttttctatccGTCGGTTGGTTTCCTGCCCGAGAACAAGGATCTCATTGTTCTCTGCCGAAGAACAAGGATTTGATTGTTCTCGCCCCGAATGGAAACTTTTCGtccttttgttgtttcgtcCTAGGTGGCGCTGTGTTATTTGTTCGTGTCCTAGGTGGCGCTGTGTTTTATGTTCGTGTCCTAGGTGGCGCTGTGTTATTTGCTTGTGTCCTGACTAATTAGGACGCTTTGGTCGCCACAGTACTACCCTCCTAGACCGGTGTTACCGATAGCGTAGAGGGATTATAACTCTGCGTTGTGATCTTGTAACGCCGGTCGATATGTTGTCGTCCTTTCGTCGTAACATCGGTGGGGTTGGGTTGCGGATGGTGGCTCGATCAGCTGTCTGTGCTGGTGATGCTGGACTGAACGTCGGCTCTTGGGTTCGAGATGGCTGCTCAGCTGATGGCGGGATGTCCGTTGGTGCTTTTCGTCTTGGCGTCGAATCGGGTGGATCGTCTGTTGTGTAGGCCAGTTTTAGGCGATCTATAGATATCTGCGACGGTTGTCCATTTACCAGAATCTGGAAGAACTTAAGGCTTCGCTGAAGTATCCGGTATGGTCCTTGATAGGGTGTCGTCAGGGCGGGTCGGACGGCGTCGTTACGCACAAACACGTGGGTGCATTTGTGCAGATCGTTGTGTACGAATGAAGATCGGTTGGTATGCCAAGCGGTTTTCGTTGGTCGTATGTTGCTCATCGCTTCCCGTAGCGTCTGGGCGAAGTCGGATTGGTCGGGTGGTGGTGGCCTCTCTGCGACGAACTCTGCGGGGATGGTGAGTCGTCCCATAGACAAGTTCTGCCGGTGATGCCTTGATGTCATCTTTATAGGTG
The DNA window shown above is from Anopheles funestus chromosome 3RL, idAnoFuneDA-416_04, whole genome shotgun sequence and carries:
- the LOC125769419 gene encoding uncharacterized protein LOC125769419 yields the protein MTSRHHRQNLSMGRLTIPAEFVAERPPPPDQSDFAQTLREAMSNIRPTKTAWHTNRSSFVHNDLHKCTHVFVRNDAVRPALTTPYQGPYRILQRSLKFFQILVNGQPSQISIDRLKLAYTTDDPPDSTPRRKAPTDIPPSAEQPSRTQEPTFSPASPAQTADRATIRNPTPPMLRRKDDNISTGVTRSQRRVIIPLRYR